CCATCCGATACTGAAAAAGTACCGCAAACACCAGGGGGTCGATTACGGCGCTGCGCGAAACACACCGATCTTTTCGACCGCGGATGGTGTCATATCGCGACGCGCCAACGATCCAAGCGGGTATGGCAAGGTGATTGTTATCCAGCATGGAAGCAAGTATCAGACACTGTATGCGCATATGAACAAGTTTGCAAAAAACACCAGCCGGGGCAGTTTTGTCAAGCGAGGGCAGGTCATCGGGTATGTCGGCTCAAGCGGTTTGTCCACCGGTGATCATGTACACTACGAATTTCGTGTAAACGGTGTCCATCGGGACCCGTTGAATTATCCAATGCCGAAAGGCAAACCGGTTCCCGCAGAATTGCGCGAGGAGTTCGAGCGCAAGGTGGCAGCCTTGTCGCCCAGATTGCAAGGCAGTGATCAAATCAAAGTTGTAGTCGCCTCTCCGAACGTTCAGCAATAATCCTCCTGATGAAACATTGTTGGGCATGGCAGCGCGGATGTCCAAATGACCGATGACTGAAAAGTATGTCGGTTTGATGTCCGGCACAAGTCTGGACGGTATCGATGCAGTACTCGCATCATTTGAACCCGGGAAACATGTCTGCGTACACCGTTGGCTGACTGAACGCTATCCTGACAATATCCATCCGACTCTTGAGGCGCTGCTCAAGGAACCTTACCCTGATTCACCGCCTGCGCGCCGGATTGACCGAGTGCTGGGCGACCTCTACGCCGATGTCACACTGAGACTTGTCGAAGGCTTTCAGACCGATGACATTCGTGCGGTCGGATGCCATGGACAGACCATTGTTCACCGGCCGCAGGCCGATCCTCCATTCTCATGGCAGCTCGGAAACAGCAGTGTCATTGCTGAAAGGACAGGCATTCCGGTCGTATACGACTTTCGAAGTGCAGACTTAAGAGCGGGCGGTCAAGGTGCGCCGCTGGCACCAGCGTTCCATCTCCATGCTTTTCACAGCAGTTTGGAGTCACGCGCGGTTGTCAACATCGGGGGAATCGCCAACGCGACGTATCTGCCTGCTGATGCATCACAGCATGTGATCGGTTTCGATACCGGTCCGGGCAACGCACTTTCTGATCAGTGGACTCG
The sequence above is drawn from the Acidiferrobacterales bacterium genome and encodes:
- a CDS encoding anhydro-N-acetylmuramic acid kinase, with protein sequence MTEKYVGLMSGTSLDGIDAVLASFEPGKHVCVHRWLTERYPDNIHPTLEALLKEPYPDSPPARRIDRVLGDLYADVTLRLVEGFQTDDIRAVGCHGQTIVHRPQADPPFSWQLGNSSVIAERTGIPVVYDFRSADLRAGGQGAPLAPAFHLHAFHSSLESRAVVNIGGIANATYLPADASQHVIGFDTGPGNALSDQWTRVHRNQPYDVHGEWAESATVDEGLLDHLMSDTYFQLPPPKSLDARKFNLPWLRSQIHGYGKKLDAATVQSTIAAFTARSIARSIQMWMPDVRKIYLCGGGTHNREFVRNLRIDAGLDVASSDELGIHPDQVEAVAFAWFARCRVLNQPANLPSVTGADKAVVLGSIAEPTKYR